A genomic region of Desulfosarcina ovata subsp. ovata contains the following coding sequences:
- a CDS encoding carboxymuconolactone decarboxylase family protein, which translates to MLEKQVELQEQVHGQWNRYKALMPHIAKAYEDLPNQAYADGVISGKMKRLMAMTAATIHGCRACILYQADEALKLGASREEILECIGVAVSLGGTMAEGQTTRLIGYLEERNLL; encoded by the coding sequence ATGCTTGAAAAACAGGTTGAATTACAGGAACAGGTTCACGGACAATGGAATCGCTACAAAGCACTTATGCCTCATATTGCAAAAGCCTATGAGGATTTACCCAACCAAGCCTATGCAGACGGGGTCATCAGCGGAAAAATGAAACGCTTGATGGCGATGACGGCGGCCACCATTCATGGTTGTCGGGCCTGTATTCTTTACCAAGCCGATGAAGCACTTAAACTCGGCGCTTCCAGGGAGGAAATTCTGGAGTGCATTGGTGTCGCCGTGAGCTTGGGGGGCACAATGGCGGAGGGCCAGACAACACGGTTGATCGGTTACCTGGAGGAAAGAAATTTGTTATAG
- a CDS encoding DNA methylase, with protein sequence MANNRLTQLEEIIAANQHHFHQTGKALKQIRDDQLFRDLLFDSFEGYVKDRWDMARSQAYRLIKAANVIDNLSPIGDGILPENEYQARILTRFTKEDQRKIWRAFIASGMALTAKNIRKYAHQTLKAKHVKKKNASVVDIISADYKTAVMAMLEQIRSAQNDDWQTTSRQAALFWLKVMKEKIIRHERQRL encoded by the coding sequence ATGGCCAACAACCGACTCACCCAATTGGAGGAGATCATCGCTGCCAATCAACACCATTTTCACCAAACCGGTAAGGCATTAAAGCAGATTCGAGACGATCAATTGTTTCGAGATTTGCTGTTCGATTCGTTTGAAGGCTATGTCAAGGACCGGTGGGATATGGCCCGATCCCAGGCATATCGTCTGATTAAGGCCGCCAATGTCATCGACAATTTGTCTCCAATTGGCGACGGCATCCTTCCGGAGAATGAATACCAGGCCAGGATTCTAACGCGTTTTACAAAAGAGGATCAACGCAAGATCTGGCGTGCATTTATCGCATCCGGCATGGCGCTCACGGCTAAGAATATTAGAAAGTACGCCCATCAAACCCTAAAGGCCAAGCATGTCAAAAAAAAGAATGCGTCTGTGGTCGATATCATCAGCGCAGACTATAAAACGGCCGTGATGGCCATGCTGGAACAGATTCGGTCGGCGCAAAACGATGATTGGCAAACGACATCCAGACAAGCGGCCTTATTCTGGCTGAAAGTGATGAAAGAGAAAATCATTCGTCATGAAAGACAAAGACTTTGA
- a CDS encoding integrase: MKDKDFEQLPMDDRFLILLHKKIMDKTGSAKRRAKKYYMDQYRKTGVIPKPLLLAGQGIMEGRKCSGRRRVLTEKIQNRFIEMVKASSDPSDDRFVFITRHGRTIKNYHAWLEQEFERSISLSALRRFARQANLKVYLEKPDFEEKNDPSVCFKDEPVFDLIQMDGCRFRYFKIRSDDGVWAKPQVIEFFDTGSRNMLVLDAYFSESSLNSVDLFEKFLVSTPFPQKKIRLRPDNAKGFVNLKRPINELNIKFSLPGGFYLQPNFSRIHAPKDKAHLESSHRSIHHFEMRIIKHFEDRIVKTEPGYIYKKGKKGKITITYLDIDLATLRQSGLLEAYRRQHNEQKHYYSVNGKTSAWVPKEKFDDGLAQYEWITFSADDVRHFVKYGYDKINATVGAKGIITFKKQTYYVAVGAQHFSRHKSTKVYISDLGDKLFIFEHKENGILLGEALRREPYEKPVKKAGTEPNAVELISAFLQEKKMAVDRPRLIDIHLRGLTLDAAQTIYRQHRKRYIAYAIKLRQPETITGKALFNAFILDCERQLSNNPLAPYASCSENKVL; the protein is encoded by the coding sequence ATGAAAGACAAAGACTTTGAACAACTGCCCATGGACGACCGTTTCCTGATCTTGCTGCACAAAAAGATCATGGACAAAACCGGCAGCGCCAAACGCAGGGCCAAAAAATATTACATGGATCAATACCGTAAGACCGGCGTCATTCCCAAACCGCTGCTGCTTGCCGGCCAAGGCATCATGGAAGGCAGAAAGTGCAGCGGCCGGCGCCGGGTCTTGACCGAAAAAATCCAAAACCGCTTCATCGAGATGGTCAAGGCTTCCAGCGATCCATCGGACGATCGTTTTGTATTTATCACCCGCCATGGACGAACCATCAAAAATTACCACGCCTGGCTCGAACAAGAGTTCGAACGTAGCATCTCACTTAGCGCTTTAAGGCGTTTTGCCAGGCAAGCCAACCTCAAGGTCTATTTGGAAAAACCAGACTTCGAGGAAAAGAACGATCCCAGCGTCTGCTTTAAGGACGAACCGGTCTTCGATTTGATTCAAATGGACGGATGCAGGTTTCGCTATTTCAAGATTCGATCGGACGACGGCGTTTGGGCCAAGCCCCAGGTGATCGAGTTTTTTGACACCGGATCGCGCAACATGCTTGTGCTTGACGCCTATTTTTCCGAAAGCAGTCTAAATTCGGTGGACCTGTTCGAGAAATTTTTGGTGAGCACCCCCTTTCCGCAAAAAAAGATACGGCTGAGACCGGACAATGCAAAGGGTTTTGTCAACCTGAAACGCCCCATCAACGAACTGAACATCAAATTTTCATTGCCAGGCGGATTTTATCTGCAACCAAACTTCTCACGCATCCATGCGCCCAAGGACAAAGCACATCTGGAATCATCCCATCGCAGCATCCATCATTTTGAAATGCGGATCATCAAGCACTTTGAAGACCGCATCGTTAAGACAGAACCGGGCTATATCTACAAAAAGGGCAAAAAAGGAAAAATTACCATCACCTATCTCGACATCGATCTTGCAACGCTGCGCCAGAGTGGTTTACTCGAAGCCTATCGCCGGCAGCACAATGAGCAAAAGCACTATTATTCTGTGAACGGTAAAACATCGGCCTGGGTGCCCAAGGAGAAGTTTGACGACGGTCTTGCCCAATACGAGTGGATAACGTTCAGTGCGGATGACGTACGCCATTTCGTCAAATACGGCTATGACAAGATCAACGCCACCGTGGGGGCGAAAGGCATCATTACTTTCAAAAAGCAGACCTACTATGTGGCCGTTGGCGCGCAACACTTCAGCCGCCACAAGAGCACCAAGGTGTATATCTCCGATCTTGGCGACAAGCTGTTTATCTTCGAGCATAAGGAAAACGGTATCCTGCTGGGTGAAGCGCTGCGCCGGGAACCTTACGAAAAGCCGGTCAAAAAGGCAGGCACCGAACCCAACGCGGTTGAATTGATCAGCGCTTTTCTGCAGGAGAAAAAGATGGCGGTGGACAGGCCACGACTGATTGACATCCATCTTCGGGGTTTGACCCTCGATGCCGCCCAAACAATCTATCGGCAACACCGGAAACGATATATCGCTTACGCGATCAAACTACGCCAGCCTGAAACCATCACCGGCAAGGCGCTTTTCAATGCGTTCATTTTGGATTGCGAAAGACAATTGTCAAACAACCCTTTGGCCCCGTATGCCTCATGCAGCGAAAACAAAGTTTTATAA
- a CDS encoding ATP-binding protein, with protein MQRKQSFINDKRRVSYLSAVYNRIYRGQSVLIEGEYGVGKTRFLELLKPKKLQGVWVESLFNVHEMLASILQGLNYEAVATYRRTPHHLKLIRNLTDYYIIIDEANDIEKRVWPYLKRIMDAHVPIVLAGLPKVRTYLTSQHPDILSRLKTLILYPIVVEDFILEYKDFESEAIEQIYVATRGDMRKFKEICTDCRDKAKELGHSFVDLNLAVDFLANLHPM; from the coding sequence ATGCAGCGAAAACAAAGTTTTATAAACGATAAGCGCCGGGTCTCCTATCTATCCGCGGTATACAACCGGATCTACCGGGGACAGAGCGTATTGATCGAGGGCGAATATGGTGTCGGAAAAACTCGTTTCCTCGAACTGCTCAAACCCAAAAAACTTCAAGGCGTATGGGTGGAGTCGCTTTTCAATGTGCATGAAATGTTGGCCTCCATCCTTCAAGGGTTGAACTACGAGGCGGTGGCCACTTATCGGCGCACGCCCCATCATTTGAAGCTGATCCGCAATCTGACCGATTATTACATCATCATCGACGAGGCCAATGACATCGAAAAAAGGGTTTGGCCCTACCTGAAACGAATCATGGACGCGCACGTGCCCATCGTTTTGGCCGGACTGCCAAAGGTGAGGACATATTTGACCAGCCAGCATCCGGATATCCTCAGCCGATTGAAAACCTTGATTCTGTATCCCATCGTAGTCGAGGATTTCATCCTGGAATACAAGGATTTTGAATCTGAAGCCATCGAACAGATTTATGTGGCCACCAGGGGCGATATGAGAAAATTCAAGGAAATTTGCACGGATTGCCGCGACAAGGCCAAAGAACTGGGCCATAGCTTCGTCGATTTAAATCTGGCGGTCGACTTTCTCGCCAATCTTCATCCCATGTAG
- a CDS encoding rhodanese-like domain-containing protein has translation MEQVLRKLTLDFFGKGKHKISPNTFFEMENVFLLDVRSKEEADSISIAMKSYTNIESKNIPVHEIPDRINEVPNDKPVGIFCPANVRSAIVYAYLLSKGFLDVRIIDGGYADLTEALKPGPVLKALQSRK, from the coding sequence ATGGAACAAGTGCTTAGAAAGCTCACATTGGATTTTTTTGGTAAAGGGAAACACAAAATATCACCCAATACCTTTTTCGAAATGGAGAATGTCTTTTTGTTAGATGTTCGATCCAAAGAAGAAGCCGATTCTATTTCAATAGCCATGAAATCGTACACCAACATAGAATCCAAAAATATACCGGTCCATGAGATTCCGGATAGAATTAACGAAGTCCCGAACGATAAACCGGTCGGCATATTTTGTCCGGCAAATGTCAGATCGGCTATTGTCTATGCCTATTTGCTTTCAAAAGGATTTTTGGACGTCCGCATTATCGATGGTGGCTATGCCGATCTGACAGAGGCGTTGAAGCCTGGGCCGGTTCTTAAGGCGCTTCAAAGTAGGAAATGA
- a CDS encoding sulfite exporter TauE/SafE family protein, giving the protein MTNLIFTSFLIFIVAVAMTMVGKGGGNFYVVILAIAGVPMHEAATTGQFMLFSASVAAMIVFQKNKSVSWLLAVLVGSFTALSALGGGYFSHLFSGFSLKLIFAVMLLIAGIVMLIPVSNRQTSTEHKHFGVIRIRSGSEIYGVNLCIALPVTILTGFGSGMVGVSGGSFLVPLMVLACGVPMHTAVGTASTLIAATASMGFAGHAVQGDFNPSWAIPLAIITIVGGILGGKLALSTKPKHLKKLFAYTNWLAALFMIINALHTSGG; this is encoded by the coding sequence ATGACCAATTTGATTTTCACCAGTTTTCTCATCTTCATTGTCGCCGTTGCCATGACCATGGTCGGCAAGGGGGGCGGTAATTTTTATGTCGTAATTTTGGCGATAGCCGGTGTTCCCATGCATGAGGCGGCGACAACCGGCCAGTTTATGCTTTTTTCAGCATCTGTCGCCGCGATGATCGTTTTCCAAAAGAATAAATCGGTATCATGGCTTTTGGCTGTTTTGGTTGGTTCGTTCACCGCATTGTCCGCGCTTGGCGGAGGGTATTTCTCTCATTTGTTCAGCGGTTTTTCTTTAAAACTGATATTCGCCGTTATGCTGCTGATCGCCGGCATCGTCATGCTCATTCCAGTCTCCAATCGTCAAACGTCAACCGAGCATAAACATTTCGGTGTTATCCGGATCCGATCAGGCTCGGAAATATATGGCGTGAACTTGTGTATCGCGCTGCCGGTAACAATACTGACGGGCTTTGGCTCAGGGATGGTGGGTGTTTCGGGAGGGTCTTTTCTGGTTCCACTGATGGTTTTGGCCTGTGGCGTTCCCATGCATACAGCAGTCGGAACTGCATCGACTTTAATAGCGGCAACCGCCTCTATGGGATTTGCAGGCCATGCGGTCCAGGGGGATTTTAATCCTTCATGGGCCATTCCCTTGGCGATTATTACCATTGTTGGGGGAATCCTTGGCGGCAAGCTGGCATTGAGCACGAAACCCAAACACCTCAAAAAGCTTTTCGCATATACGAACTGGCTTGCCGCTCTATTTATGATTATAAACGCACTCCATACCAGTGGTGGTTAA
- a CDS encoding ATP-binding cassette domain-containing protein: protein MTDRDLLQWPCARLLDQHPYARDFFSACGNPAMDRQQTLGDFLAGLTPDRLDALGMDRTTVVEQFLAFIHQMQRLQADRDTAIRSVTVVGGHDKDGRPEDLQVTLSAGEMIAVVGPTGAGKSLLLADIESLAQGDTPSGRRILINDRPPDEAQRLSGEHRLVAQLSQNMNFVMDLSAHEFLSLHAESRLVDNVAGVVDQILQTAVALAGEPFDAKTPVTALSGGQSRALMIADVACLSASPIVLIDEIENAGVDRRQALGLLVKKEKIVLMATHDPLLALSGSRRLVIRNGGIDAVLDTSDEERILLQQLDTMDARLTTLRNRIRQGKRLSLTH from the coding sequence ATGACCGACCGCGACCTGTTGCAATGGCCCTGCGCCCGCCTTCTGGACCAGCACCCCTACGCGCGCGACTTCTTTTCCGCCTGTGGCAACCCGGCCATGGACCGGCAGCAGACCTTGGGCGATTTTCTGGCCGGCCTGACCCCGGACCGACTGGACGCACTGGGTATGGACCGGACCACGGTGGTCGAGCAGTTCCTGGCCTTCATCCATCAGATGCAGCGCCTGCAGGCCGACCGGGACACCGCGATCCGAAGTGTCACGGTGGTCGGCGGCCATGACAAGGACGGCCGTCCGGAAGATCTCCAGGTAACCCTGTCGGCCGGTGAGATGATTGCCGTGGTGGGCCCCACGGGTGCCGGCAAAAGCCTGCTGCTGGCCGATATTGAATCCCTGGCCCAGGGGGACACGCCCTCCGGCCGCCGCATTTTGATCAACGACCGGCCGCCGGACGAAGCCCAGCGCCTCTCCGGTGAGCATCGCCTGGTGGCCCAGCTTTCCCAGAACATGAACTTCGTCATGGACCTGTCGGCCCACGAATTTCTCAGCCTGCACGCCGAAAGCCGCTTGGTGGACAATGTGGCAGGTGTGGTCGATCAGATTCTGCAAACCGCCGTGGCCTTGGCCGGCGAGCCTTTCGACGCCAAAACGCCGGTGACCGCTCTGTCCGGCGGGCAGTCGCGGGCCCTGATGATCGCCGACGTGGCCTGCCTGAGTGCCTCCCCCATCGTCCTGATCGATGAGATCGAAAACGCCGGCGTGGATCGGCGCCAGGCCCTGGGCCTTTTGGTGAAGAAGGAGAAAATCGTTCTCATGGCCACCCACGACCCGCTGCTGGCCCTTTCCGGCAGCCGTCGGCTGGTCATCCGCAACGGCGGAATTGACGCGGTGCTGGATACCTCCGACGAAGAGCGGATTCTCCTCCAACAGCTCGACACCATGGACGCCCGCCTGACGACGCTTCGCAACCGGATCCGGCAGGGAAAAAGGTTGTCCCTCACCCATTAA
- a CDS encoding GTP-binding protein, whose product MKLVTVAGPPSSGKTSVILRAAEGLRASGTHLGVVKFDCLSGDDEKRYQQAGIPVKTGLAGALCPDHFFITNIDACVQWGKKSGLDLLISESAGLCNRCSPHIRKVLAVCVVDNLSGVNTPRKIGPMLKTADVVVVTKGDIVSQAEREVFAFRVKQVNPKAAVLPVNGLTGQGSLLLQRHLETARDVETLQDARLRFSMPSALCSYCLGETRIGPDCQVGNLKMMDLS is encoded by the coding sequence ATGAAACTGGTCACCGTTGCCGGTCCCCCCTCTTCCGGAAAAACCTCGGTGATTCTGCGCGCCGCCGAAGGATTGCGCGCATCCGGAACCCACCTCGGGGTGGTCAAGTTCGACTGCCTCTCCGGTGACGACGAAAAACGCTACCAGCAGGCCGGCATTCCCGTCAAAACCGGTCTGGCCGGCGCCCTGTGCCCGGATCATTTCTTCATCACCAATATCGATGCCTGCGTCCAGTGGGGCAAAAAATCGGGTCTGGATCTTCTGATCAGTGAAAGCGCCGGCCTGTGCAACCGCTGTTCGCCGCACATCCGCAAGGTGCTGGCCGTGTGCGTGGTGGACAATCTTTCCGGCGTCAACACACCGCGCAAGATCGGCCCCATGCTCAAAACCGCCGACGTGGTGGTGGTCACCAAGGGCGACATCGTCTCCCAGGCGGAACGCGAGGTTTTTGCCTTCCGGGTCAAGCAGGTCAATCCCAAGGCGGCCGTACTACCGGTCAACGGCCTGACCGGACAGGGAAGCCTGCTTCTGCAGCGCCACCTGGAAACGGCCCGCGATGTGGAAACCTTGCAGGATGCCCGGCTGCGCTTTTCCATGCCTTCGGCCCTGTGCTCCTATTGCCTGGGCGAGACCCGTATCGGGCCCGACTGCCAGGTGGGCAACCTCAAGATGATGGACCTGTCATGA
- a CDS encoding ABC transporter substrate-binding protein, giving the protein MTSKIQLDMRLSRLIEAYPQTRPVFAAHGLGKLVDEENLPVIGPFLTLETALLTHDIAPANFLKLLDDCRREETVLDAPSQLDADTTDPTHFLALMTCGLKVPFARALASFINDLQHQDEEKINYSVVSNLNHEHSYYPYVNHVKTVADLPDIIVSADFNAFFYHNFYKRFIEPGHFIDVMAQEPNRLFADAGISDPGHEYTILCVNPLVIVADLEKVGDRPLPKRWSDLLNPIWRRDITLRGNENFFCHAVLLPFFKEHGSAGIEALARNVYDGRHPAQMVKAAGSGRSAALYVMPDFFAHKIPAGKSVQRIWPEDGALASPVTLLVKKARAAALKPITDYLTGEELARVFVDALFPSPHPAAQNRIPAGAGLKWIGWDYIRTNDLEAVNAAIDEVFLPTVRESGAV; this is encoded by the coding sequence ATGACATCCAAGATTCAACTCGACATGCGCCTGAGCCGCCTCATTGAGGCCTACCCGCAGACGCGCCCGGTCTTTGCGGCCCACGGTCTGGGCAAGCTGGTGGATGAAGAGAATCTGCCGGTGATCGGGCCGTTCCTCACCCTGGAAACCGCCCTGCTCACCCACGACATTGCCCCGGCGAACTTTCTCAAGCTCCTGGATGATTGCCGCCGGGAGGAAACCGTACTGGACGCACCCAGCCAGCTGGATGCCGATACAACCGATCCGACCCATTTCCTGGCACTGATGACCTGCGGGTTGAAAGTGCCTTTCGCCAGGGCGCTGGCGTCGTTCATCAACGACCTTCAGCATCAGGATGAGGAGAAGATAAACTACTCGGTGGTCAGCAATCTCAACCACGAACACTCCTACTACCCGTATGTCAACCACGTCAAAACCGTGGCCGACCTGCCCGACATCATCGTTTCGGCCGATTTCAACGCCTTTTTCTATCACAACTTCTACAAACGCTTTATCGAACCGGGTCACTTCATCGACGTCATGGCCCAGGAGCCGAACCGGCTGTTCGCCGATGCGGGCATCAGTGATCCCGGACACGAGTACACGATCCTGTGCGTCAATCCGCTGGTCATCGTCGCGGACCTGGAAAAGGTCGGCGACCGCCCCCTGCCAAAGCGCTGGTCCGATCTGCTGAATCCCATATGGCGGCGCGACATCACCCTGCGCGGCAACGAGAATTTCTTCTGTCACGCCGTGCTGCTACCTTTTTTCAAGGAGCACGGCAGCGCCGGCATCGAGGCATTGGCCCGCAACGTGTATGACGGCCGCCACCCGGCCCAGATGGTCAAAGCAGCCGGCAGCGGCCGCTCGGCCGCATTGTACGTGATGCCCGACTTCTTTGCCCACAAGATTCCGGCAGGCAAGTCTGTCCAGCGGATCTGGCCCGAAGACGGCGCCCTGGCCAGCCCGGTGACCCTGCTGGTCAAAAAGGCCCGCGCCGCCGCCCTGAAACCGATCACCGACTACCTGACCGGCGAAGAACTGGCCCGCGTCTTCGTGGACGCCCTGTTTCCATCCCCCCATCCTGCCGCCCAGAACCGGATCCCGGCCGGTGCGGGATTGAAATGGATCGGCTGGGACTATATCCGCACCAACGACCTGGAAGCGGTCAACGCGGCCATCGATGAGGTCTTCCTCCCGACGGTCAGGGAAAGCGGGGCGGTATGA
- a CDS encoding ABC transporter ATP-binding protein, whose translation MMSLITVNHVTYGYDHRPVLRDVSLSFAQGEVISLLGPNGSGKTTLLKLLMGLLSPREGEILLESRPVASIPPRKLARRIAYVPQIHQASFGYRVLDVVLMGRMPHKPFFFRYDKADEAMAHQALERLSIGHLKDRSCTAVSGGERQLVLIARALVQGADIFVMDEPVNGLDYGNQIRLLGRIADLARDGYTFIKTTHFPDHALWISDRVVMLKQGQVIADGRTRDVISRNNLFRLYNTPVNVIGLAGGYRICVPEALNRFKRPAPASDTAVVGLTRVAG comes from the coding sequence ATGATGTCCCTCATCACTGTCAATCACGTCACTTACGGATACGACCACCGTCCGGTACTTCGCGACGTTTCGCTCTCCTTTGCACAGGGAGAAGTGATCTCCCTGCTGGGGCCCAACGGCAGCGGCAAAACCACGCTGCTCAAGCTTCTCATGGGTCTGCTGTCGCCCCGTGAGGGAGAGATACTGCTGGAAAGTCGCCCCGTTGCGTCCATCCCCCCCCGGAAACTGGCCCGTCGCATTGCCTACGTGCCCCAGATCCACCAAGCCTCCTTCGGCTACCGGGTCCTGGACGTCGTGCTAATGGGCCGCATGCCCCATAAACCGTTCTTCTTCCGTTACGACAAGGCCGATGAGGCCATGGCCCACCAGGCCCTGGAAAGGCTCTCCATCGGCCATCTCAAGGATCGATCATGCACGGCGGTCAGCGGCGGCGAGCGGCAGCTGGTGCTGATTGCCCGCGCCCTGGTCCAGGGGGCCGACATCTTCGTCATGGACGAGCCGGTCAACGGCCTGGATTACGGAAACCAGATCCGCCTGCTCGGCCGCATCGCCGATCTGGCCCGTGACGGGTACACGTTTATCAAAACCACCCATTTCCCGGACCACGCCCTGTGGATTTCCGATCGCGTGGTCATGCTCAAACAAGGGCAGGTGATCGCCGACGGCCGCACCCGTGACGTCATTTCGCGCAACAACCTTTTCCGGCTCTATAACACGCCCGTCAACGTTATCGGGCTGGCGGGCGGCTACCGGATCTGCGTTCCCGAGGCGCTGAATCGTTTCAAGCGCCCGGCGCCGGCATCCGACACTGCCGTCGTCGGATTGACGCGGGTCGCCGGGTAG
- a CDS encoding TonB-dependent receptor plug domain-containing protein, translated as MMKHASTSLFVSLIVMMLMGLLPATIALADSTRTLSPIVVTATMTEQNLDVAPGTVEVVTKEDIDAMGAESVTDVLQQATGIVIVTGTGRTQSVSLRGLGAGHTLVLLDGRRIVSGYKINLDVNQIPVTLIDHIEIVRGPGSALYGSEATGGVINIITRQPPRQFEGEVDLRGGMGESAENSAQGMVGTAIGPLRFNLAAARFKKDDWDNDGELPDDIDDTVQDTAFLHGAMDLGKTQTLSMGGEWNRLTRDGLRLLQNQERRREADDRRWGGFLKYNVHPDGPFSGMFQIYGNRNESDAETTPGTGESTRTRDLLQAEARGTYLLTDGLSLTGGGEWRRESLEGEELVEEATDGESDRVKALFGQIDWHPYDWFNIVGSLRFDDYDNSGSQFSPRVVASLFIPHGRFWLAYGHGFRSPTLDEMYGEVYKYQGRYVYYGNPDLEPETSRGYEAGIELRGPKVWGRAVGFYNQLEDKIEAQLISSSGRYSTFKYHNVEEVWTAGAELEAGINLLDNLTLSGQSTYLDTENEETEEELAYEPNWKGSLTLKWNVPAFRLETQVRYLYVGACEDGEGERLEGYERVNLYVAKALTTNLRLYAGIDNLFDEENDDFTQSPFQVYAGLNITF; from the coding sequence ATGATGAAACACGCCTCTACTTCCCTCTTTGTTTCTCTGATTGTCATGATGCTCATGGGGTTGCTTCCGGCAACCATCGCCCTGGCCGATTCGACCCGCACCCTGTCGCCCATCGTCGTCACCGCGACAATGACCGAACAGAATCTGGATGTGGCGCCCGGAACCGTCGAGGTCGTCACGAAAGAGGATATCGATGCCATGGGTGCCGAAAGCGTCACCGACGTCTTACAACAGGCCACCGGCATCGTCATTGTCACCGGCACCGGCCGCACCCAGTCGGTCTCCCTTCGGGGTCTGGGGGCCGGGCACACCCTGGTTCTGTTGGACGGACGCCGAATCGTCAGCGGTTATAAGATCAATCTGGATGTCAATCAGATTCCGGTAACGCTCATCGATCACATCGAAATCGTTCGCGGGCCCGGGTCGGCCCTTTACGGCAGCGAGGCCACCGGCGGGGTGATCAACATCATCACCCGCCAGCCGCCGCGGCAGTTCGAGGGCGAGGTCGATCTTCGCGGTGGAATGGGGGAAAGCGCCGAGAATTCGGCCCAGGGCATGGTCGGCACGGCCATCGGGCCGTTGCGGTTCAATCTGGCCGCCGCCCGTTTCAAGAAGGACGATTGGGACAATGACGGCGAACTGCCCGACGACATCGACGACACGGTTCAGGACACCGCCTTTCTGCACGGAGCCATGGATTTGGGAAAAACCCAGACGTTAAGCATGGGCGGGGAGTGGAACCGGCTGACCCGGGACGGGCTTCGCCTGCTGCAAAACCAGGAACGCCGCCGCGAGGCCGACGATCGCCGCTGGGGCGGTTTCCTGAAGTACAATGTCCATCCGGACGGCCCCTTTTCCGGCATGTTTCAAATCTACGGAAACCGCAACGAAAGCGATGCGGAAACCACGCCCGGGACGGGTGAGTCGACGCGCACACGGGATCTTTTGCAGGCAGAGGCTCGCGGCACCTACCTTTTGACCGATGGATTGTCCCTGACCGGTGGCGGCGAGTGGCGTCGGGAAAGCCTGGAGGGAGAGGAACTGGTGGAGGAGGCGACCGATGGCGAATCCGACCGGGTCAAGGCCCTCTTTGGACAAATCGACTGGCACCCTTACGACTGGTTCAACATCGTCGGATCCCTGCGGTTCGACGATTATGACAACTCCGGCTCCCAGTTCTCGCCCCGGGTGGTGGCAAGCCTTTTCATTCCCCACGGCCGATTCTGGCTCGCCTATGGTCACGGGTTCAGGTCCCCCACGCTTGATGAGATGTACGGGGAGGTTTATAAATACCAAGGTCGTTATGTTTACTACGGCAATCCGGATCTGGAACCGGAAACCTCGCGGGGGTACGAAGCCGGCATCGAATTGCGTGGCCCAAAGGTCTGGGGACGGGCCGTGGGGTTTTACAATCAGTTGGAAGATAAAATCGAAGCACAACTCATCTCTTCCTCCGGCAGATACAGCACCTTCAAATACCACAATGTGGAAGAGGTGTGGACCGCCGGAGCCGAATTAGAGGCTGGTATCAATTTGCTCGATAATCTCACCCTGTCCGGCCAGTCGACCTACCTTGACACCGAAAACGAAGAGACCGAAGAAGAATTGGCCTACGAGCCCAACTGGAAAGGCAGCCTGACCTTGAAGTGGAACGTCCCCGCCTTCAGACTGGAAACCCAGGTGCGCTATCTTTACGTGGGTGCCTGCGAGGACGGCGAGGGAGAACGGCTCGAAGGATATGAACGGGTGAACCTGTATGTCGCCAAGGCACTCACCACCAACCTGCGTCTTTACGCCGGCATCGACAACCTTTTTGACGAAGAGAACGACGACTTCACCCAATCGCCTTTCCAGGTTTATGCCGGCCTGAACATTACTTTTTAA